The Leclercia sp. LSNIH1 sequence TCTCAACCCAGGTAGCGCAATTACGCTGAACTTGATATCTGGTCTCGACCGCTACGAGCGCGTTACCGTGACACGATCATCAGATAATGTGCAGATGTTCCAGAGTGTCACCGGCCTGGTGACAGTGGCCGACAGGATCACTGCCGCTGATGGTAGTGAGTACTACGGCAAATCCATGGCACTGCCGGTACTGGGCGAGGGGACTTTTGCCCTTAAATCCGAAACCCTCGACAATAAGTCGAATGTCGTGGCCACAACCAGCTACTCCTTCAGCATTGATACCCGCGTATCTTCCCCGCAACAGATGATGCAGATTCCTACGTGCTGACTGCCATAGCAATGGATGAAGCCGGAAACAGCACCACAAAGAGCAGCCGGTTCCGCTACGTACCGAACAACCTGATTGAATTTAATACCATCAAGACGCTGGCTGTGGGCATGGGGCTGAAGACATCAGATAACCAGCCACTGGCGTATCTGCGGACCAACAGCATCCGGAAGAAAGATGGTTCGCTGATCACAGGAGTGCAGACCGGCACGCTGACGGTCCGTAAAGATGCGGCCTTTGCGGTCAGTATGAATGGGGCGACTGTCATTCCCGGAGATTCGAAAGACATCACAATAGACTTCGGTCAAGGGGATGGCATCCTGATCCCGATCTTCCCGGCCACCAGCGGCAAAGTTGGCGAATCCCGCTTCATGATCGAGCTGCCGCAAATCCAATAAACACCACAGAACCGGCCCCGTCATACGGGGCCTTTTCATGGTGTCTTAACGTAGCCAGAAAGAAACGGAACAGGCTGATTTAGTCGAATGTCAGAGATTGCTGAGAAAACGTTTATCACGCATTTCGCTCCACTGGAGAGAATTTGCTATCGCGCTCCCCGGGTGCAGGGTCTCACGCCCGATCGCCATCAAATTCAAATGCAGCTCCAATTTTTGCGTCTTGGCGTCACCTGGTTACCACCCGCACTCGCCATGGCAGAACTGGAACACCTTCTTAAGGGGTATGACGCCGACCACTGTCGGCTACTGGAAAACGTCCTGGATACAGCCCACCGGCATTACCTGGAGTCCTGTGGACCGCTAAAGAGAGAAGGGGGCCGCGTCGGGAACCGCATATCAGGCACCCGCCACGACGAAGCACATTTGTGTGTACGGTTTATGTCAACACGCTATGAATTGGCCACTGAGCTTTGTGCCGCTTATGTGTGCAGCAGGTATGCTTATGGGTGATCGTACCGGTTACTTCTTGTCTTCCAACGAGGCCAAGCGGCTAATTTCTTTCATACCGAGACGAGCGGCCACGCCCATGGCGGAGGCTTCGAGTTCGGCCTTGCCGTGTGAGACGATTTTGTCCATGGATTCCTGCATCAACTGGGTGCTGAAGGCCAGATTAACCGGCAGGTTGGCGATTGCGCCGGACAGAGACTGATATACTTCTTCAAGCTCGCGCTTTCCTGCCTTGCCTTTTGCCACCAGCAAAGCCAGTGCTTTCAGCTTTTCATTCACTTTCGCCATCTCGCGCTCAGAGGCTTCCCGGATCTGACGCTCATAACGTTCGCGTGTCGACTCAATATAGCCAATCTCCGGCTGGCGCTCATAGTCGCCGCGAATCAAACTGTTAATGGTACACGGCACGCCGTCACTCATTCCGAACGATGTGATCATTGAGGCCCACTGAGCCGGAGACAGACTGACTTTCAGAAGTGGGGAACGGCGTCTGCCTTCCGCCAGCCGATGACGGATCACTCCATCGCGCTCAACCTGCTCTGATTCACTGAAGGTCAGCGTAATCACCTCTTTATGAATGAGGTCGGAGGCATACAAGCGCTGCCCCGTCGTTGTCGTGCGGCTTACCGATACCTGCCCGTATGCCGTGTGACGGGTGATCACCTCTTCCATCTCGTTTTCTGTTACCGTCGGTATTACTGTGTTTTCCATTGTCATGCCCTGAATCGAATTAATGTTGACAGCGTCTGGCGTAATACCGATGTGAGACCGGACTGCCTGGGAACTTTACCCGTATCACTCGCTAAATTGGACGCCCGCTGACCGGAGTAACTCTCTGACATCGTCTGCCAGGAAATACGTTTCTGTTGTGTTGCCCGGGCCATCAAAGAAACAGGTCTCGGGCAACTGAATTGCCTGCGACTGCTGCTGTATCTGTTCCCGGGACTCGTTACTTTCGACGATAGCATCGGCAATGACTTCTGTTGCCCAATCGCGATCAAAGCCAGGCATCGTATGGAGTGATGCCACCATGTCGCTGGGTAAGGCATCGATATAGTCCAGAGCCGCCTGAGCTACCGAAATCAGTTCTTTCATGGTTGTCACCTTACTGTTGTGCTCATTCACCGCGCTTAACTCGCGTGAGCCGATTCTTTACGTTTATTGATAAGAAACTCTTCACCGCACGTTCCGCATTTCAAAATGTATTCTGCGTGCCTGAGTTGCTTTAAGGACATTGCTTTGCAAACGGGGCAGGCAAGGTGTTCTGAAAGCCGACGCATCAGTTGATTAATTTCAGAGCATTGTTCTGGCGTTAACTTGTGGCGGGTTTCCCACTTATAGGTCGCTTCCCGCACGACACGAGCCACGATATTTTTACCCTTCATCACTCTTGTCCTCCGGTGCAGCCAGCCATCTTACTCACTTCCGTGCGCATGTCAGCGAATAATGACCAGGTCAGGACCAAAACTGAATCCATCGCCCATCCGGTCGGAATGCTTCGATACATACGATTTCCCGTACTTCTCCAGGTCTTGCAGGCTTGATTTTGCCAGATTCCATGAATACTCATGCCCCCAGATTTCCCCATCCCGATCAGCAAATCTTGCGGGTTTATAGTTGTCCTTGAGCAGAGCATAGACACGTTCGAGAGTTGGTAATTCTGGACTGGTCTTAACGTTAGATGCGTCAGCGTTCGTCATTATTATGTACTCATTCGAGTTGATGGATAGGGAAGGTTGCACGCGAACTGTGGCGCTCCCCGTTTTACTGATAACCTGTCGGTGCTCATGCACTACGAAATTAGAATGATTGAAGGCACGTCACGCTTCCCGAAAACCTTTTCCCGTTCCGGCGTTTAGGAAGCGAGTATTCGCCGTCAAACCGGTAGATGCCGACCTTAGAGCAGGGTCCTCCGTCTTTAACCAATTCCCAGATGAAATCGGCACGGTCACTGAAATAGCCAGGACCTTCGTCAAAGGATGAAAATTCACTATGCACAACACACAGATCGCCGTGCTGACCGTTGATAAAAACGAAGTGACCTTTATGCTTTTCGCCTGGCTTCGCATCGAGGTGTCCAAACGTTTGATACATTACGGAGGCTTGATGTTCTGCCCCTGTCTTTCCAAGTAATTCACGCATCTCACTCCCCCTTTGCAGTTGCGACCATTGCACGGTAAACATCTGCAAGACGCTGGCTCATTAATCGAGACATTTTTCCAGTGGCCGAAGTTATCTGCTTCCGGCCTGCAATTAGCTGTTCCATCGTGGGAACTACCGGGACGCGGGTCATACCTTCCACTTCTCCTGCGCCAGTAGTGGTAACTTGATCAACATACTGCTCAACCTGATGCTGCTCTTCGTCGGTCCTCCATTATGATTTCTTCAATCAGACGTCTTACAACCCAGTTACTTAGGTTGCTTTGTGACGGAAGGCGCTTATACCTTCCGCCTCGGCCATTTCGTTGCCCGCGCTGAGCATTCCAGCGTCGAAGTACGCCATCGTTAATTTTCGGTGGTAGTGTGGCAACATCGCCCATCTGCCTGACTCCTGTCCTGAATTATTTCACTCGGGGCCAAAATACCGCTGTGTTGTTTGCCAGGTTACACCCCTGGCACCAACAGGGACGGGCTGTTATAAGAAAAGCGGTCTACTGGAGCATCTTCAAATCCGTGGTTCGGCGCATCTGGTGTCAGAACAAGGCCGTCATGTGCCGCGTGAATATGCAGCAGTGAATCACTGCCCGTGTCGATGTGCAGCGTCGGTACACCCCGATCGATCTCAAAAATGAGGCCGAAACAAGTCGTGCCGGATTCATTCACCACTTCACACTGAATGTTTTTCTCTTCTAACAACACCTTCACCTGATAGGACTGACAGTCTTCTTCTGGCAGCTGGGTTTCACCCAGTTGCCAGTCCTGTAACGTCCGGATAATCTCTGAAGGCGTTGCCTGCGATTCCGGCGTCAGAAGCGCATACACCTGCTGGCGGAACTGCTGGCTCAACTCCTCCATCAGGGGATTGTCCTCGCCATCGAAATGTTCTTCCCAGCCATCAGGATCAGCGTGCATCCAAACGTTATGCGTCAGAGACGGTAGTGAGTCGTCAGGGTGTACGATGAGATATGGGGAGCTTTCTTTTGTTTCCAGATAGCGGACAGGCTGGCCATCCAGCAAAGCTTCATCAACTGCCGTACCATCGGTTTCCGGCAATGCGATTTCCGTGACATTGCCGCCGCAATGCTCTGCCACAACACGCCCCAGATCCTCCATCAGTGCGCGATGTTTTTCTGGAGAATCCAGCTCGCCCAATAATTCCGGTTTTACCAGTAATGCAGTAATAATTGTTGCCAGTTCACGAGTTGAAATTAATTTAGCCATGATAGTCATCCTTTCATCTGATGTGTTAATTCTAACAGTTTCGGTTTGCTGGCTAATAACCCGGCGTGAAGTTTTTTAAAAATATATTCGCCCTTTAAACAAAGAGCGAACAATGGAATTAAAAAAGGACAAATTTGTAATTAATGAATCAGGAGGCTGCTTTAACTAATAAGCCAGGGCGACCGTTGGTATACCTGTCAGGCGGCGAAATACCGAATTCATGATTCAGGGAGTCAGTTGAAAGGACCATGCCGCCGTGAGCAGCCTGGACGTGCAGAACTGAAGGATCAGTGTCACCCGCGTTTACATGGACCGAGGGAACACCATTTTCAATTAACAACGTCAGGGCCATTACCAGGCGTGATTCCACATCCTGTACTGCCAGCTGGGCATGACCGCCGAGCGCCATAGTAACGATAAACTCTGCTGAAGACCCGGGCTGTTCGTCGTCGAGGTTGCAGTAATCACGCATTCGTACCACCTGCGAGGGAAGATTAGCATGGTTGGTTTGTGTCTGAAGGAGCATCCGCTGGAGGGCGTAGCGGCGAACTGAGCACTCTTTATGCGTCGGCAATTCATCAGGGCTTTCTTCGTCGCTGCCTTTGATATGGTCAAGCCAGCCATCTCGGGCATGGTGACGCCAGACATTATCGGTGAGGGAGTGCATGTCCGCGCCGGGAGATACGACGAGATAAGGGGTTACATCCGGAGAGGTCAGATAATCGGCCTGGCTTGATTCATCGCGATCCACCGGCATGATCACACCGTCAATCTCTCCTCCGCAATGTTTCGCCACCAGCTCAGCGATATCCTGCATAAATGCTTTATGCGACTCCGGTGTTTTTAATTCATTCATTAATGTGGGTTGCACCAGTAATCCACAGACAATTTCCGCAAGCTCGGCAGGTAATAGACATTTTGGCATGGTTGGTTCTCCTCTTTTTTGAATGAGAACACTCTAACATTCCGGCTTATTTTCCAAATAAGTTGAAGGCATTTATTTTTTTAAAAATTCATATCCAAACTATAATTAAAATAGTCCATTTTAATCTCAGAAAAGTAACTTTTCTAAAGGCTTACCGGGAGGGCATTAACGAGTGTTTCGTAATCACATTTGTGCCAGTTGAAAGCCGGTGTGCATGACCATTGTTTCGTGACCTTAAACCCAGGAATCGTCGAGCGTCTGGGAGAAAGGCTGCGACACCTTCGGTTAAGATGGGTCTTGTGAGTGGGGAAGGGACGCTACAGCCGGAAGACAAACTGAATCTGCCATTTCAGCCCGCGAGTATCCCGACCCTGTGCCACCGTTTTATAGCTAACATTTCTCCTTTACTGTAGCATTCTGCCGTTTCGCCATCCTCTCGGAACTTCGGTATACCGCGAGCGGAATATTTGCCAGTCATATGGCCCTTACTGGTAACCGGAAAAAAGCTTCATGAAGGCGGATAGGAAGTTCCTTAGACGCATATGGTGTTTTTAAATTAACACATAAGCATTGCTACTCATAAGGATGTAAAATAACCATGCCCATTAAGGATGTAATTAAGACCTCATTGGTTTTTTTTTGGTATTTGTAAACAGACAATTCCGAAAATATTTCTCAGTAAAATTGAATCCTGCATATATAAACTGCCTTTAGCAGTGCTGCAAAATTATTTTTAAAAATCTTTCATTCAGGTTATTAGCCAGCGAGACCAATCTGTCATGATTACTTCAGACCAAACCTGAGGAATCAAAAATGGATAAATACTTTGACCAGAGCGGAATTGAAATCGACAACGCTAAGATTCAGTGTATTGATTCAGTAAAAGGCACCGGGGAATATATTTATCGGGTCACTTGCAATAAATGCAAAGGCCGTGGTGAGCGTAAACACTTTTATAGGAGCCGCTGCATGGCATGTAATGGTACGGGCTATAGCCTGGTCACAACCCGTACATGTTACACCCTTTCCGCGTTATATCGCACATACCCGGAAGCGGCACGCAAGATTTCAGCAGCTCAGGCAGTAGTGCGTCAGCGTGCTGTACAATCAAAGACTTCCGCGTTCAATCTGTGGTGTAAGAGCAATCAGGAACTGGTTGACGCCATCACACAGCAAGACGGGGAGAACAGCTTTCTGAACAGTCTGAAATCGACGTTATCACGGAAATATCCATTAAGTGATAAACAACTAACGGTCGCAGCCAGAATTCTCGGGATTTAATAAATCAGCTTCAGGCTTTTATAATTCTTATTTAATTTTACTCATTCCATTACGGAGGAAGATATGATCCATTCATTTAAAGACAGACGGCTGGAAAGCTTTTTCCGTAATGGAAAGTCCACAGCAGGTATTCCTGCTGATCTGTTAAATGCGATTTCATGCAGACTGAAAACGTTAAATAATGTAAAAAACGAACGCGAATTGTTATCAAGTAGTTTGCGTTACGAACGCTTAAGGATGACCGCAAACCGGTACTCTTCCATTCGAGTTAATTCAAAATATCGGTTATTCTTTGTGTGGAATGATGGCGTACATAACGTTCACCTGTCGGCGCATGATTATAAATCGCTAATCCATTAAGGTAAAAAATGAAACTTTTCGGTATTTTATCCAGGGATGCAGGCACGGATGCGATGTTTTATATTCAGACCAGCACTAAACAACAGGCAAGCTTCATATTTGATGCCCTTGTCCCCCGGCTGAATGCGCATTGCC is a genomic window containing:
- a CDS encoding Ig-like domain-containing protein, which produces MLTAIAMDEAGNSTTKSSRFRYVPNNLIEFNTIKTLAVGMGLKTSDNQPLAYLRTNSIRKKDGSLITGVQTGTLTVRKDAAFAVSMNGATVIPGDSKDITIDFGQGDGILIPIFPATSGKVGESRFMIELPQIQ
- a CDS encoding DUF4165 domain-containing protein → MKFYRGPLIAAVYAALLFPLCGQAQLYNYSYTDTRGTKVNAEPSRAYLNPGSAITLNLISGLDRYERVTVTRSSDNVQMFQSVTGLVTVADRITAADGSEYYGKSMALPVLGEGTFALKSETLDNKSNVVATTSYSFSIDTRVSSPQQMMQIPTC
- a CDS encoding type II toxin-antitoxin system RelE/ParE family toxin, giving the protein MIHSFKDRRLESFFRNGKSTAGIPADLLNAISCRLKTLNNVKNERELLSSSLRYERLRMTANRYSSIRVNSKYRLFFVWNDGVHNVHLSAHDYKSLIH